The following are encoded together in the Desulfobacterales bacterium genome:
- the mqnE gene encoding aminofutalosine synthase MqnE, with protein sequence MLPFSDTRLNPIRDKLSAGKRLTFDDGVRLYESRDLLGVGRLADSVRRKRYGDTAFFVYNQHLNYTNICANNCLFCAFSRKEGEPGGFTLSLEQIREALNTRADEPIRELHVVGGLNPALGLDYYLDLLNLIKSVRPQVTIKAFTAVEIDYLSRTSGLSIEETIFRLVDAGLAMLPGGGAEVLSDRIHDRLFRKKINGRRWLKIIEAVHRAGLPSNATMLYGHIETVEERVTHLLRLRELQDRTGGFSAFIPLAFHSQNTALSHLPATTAFDDLKAIAVARLMLDNIDHIKAYWVMIGEKLAQVALSFGADDLDGTIIEEKITHMAGATSAKGLPREHMIHLIRAARFNPVERDSFYRPVNLQNHGRGPAQ encoded by the coding sequence GTGTTGCCATTTTCAGACACCCGATTGAATCCGATTCGGGATAAACTATCCGCCGGCAAGCGGCTGACCTTTGATGATGGTGTTCGATTATACGAAAGCCGGGATCTGCTGGGCGTCGGTCGCCTGGCTGATTCGGTGCGCCGAAAACGCTATGGAGATACGGCATTTTTTGTCTATAATCAACATCTCAATTACACGAATATCTGTGCGAACAACTGCCTATTTTGCGCCTTTTCGAGAAAAGAGGGGGAACCCGGCGGCTTCACCCTCTCGTTGGAACAAATCCGCGAAGCACTGAATACAAGAGCCGATGAGCCGATTCGAGAGCTGCATGTGGTGGGCGGCCTAAATCCGGCACTGGGCCTCGATTATTATTTAGACCTTCTGAATCTCATCAAATCGGTAAGGCCGCAAGTCACCATCAAAGCCTTTACGGCAGTTGAAATCGATTACCTATCCCGAACCTCGGGACTTTCCATTGAAGAAACCATTTTCAGACTTGTTGACGCGGGACTCGCCATGCTGCCGGGCGGCGGCGCCGAGGTCCTCAGCGACCGGATTCACGATAGGCTGTTCAGAAAAAAGATCAACGGTCGGCGCTGGCTTAAAATCATTGAAGCGGTACATCGAGCCGGCCTTCCCTCCAACGCGACCATGCTGTACGGCCATATCGAAACCGTCGAGGAGCGCGTCACCCATCTACTGCGGCTGAGGGAGTTACAGGACAGAACCGGCGGATTTTCCGCCTTCATTCCGTTGGCCTTTCACTCGCAAAATACGGCGCTATCCCACCTGCCGGCCACCACGGCCTTCGATGATCTAAAGGCAATTGCCGTTGCGCGCCTGATGCTCGACAATATCGATCACATTAAAGCCTATTGGGTCATGATCGGGGAAAAACTCGCTCAGGTGGCTCTGTCCTTTGGCGCGGACGATCTGGACGGCACCATTATCGAAGAGAAAATCACCCATATGGCCGGTGCCACCTCGGCCAAGGGGCTTCCGCGTGAACATATGATACACCTCATTCGCGCCGCCCGATTCAACCCGGTGGAGCGGGATTCCTTTTATCGGCCGGTAAATCTGCAGAATCACGGAAGAGGGCCTGCCCAATGA